Below is a window of Vicinamibacterales bacterium DNA.
GGTAGTACGCCGCGGCGTTGTCGAGGCTGATTGACGGCGCGCCGCGCCCACCCGGCACGGTGGCGATGCGCGTGCCGCCGATTTGCGCCACTTTGTCCATGTCGACCTTGAGCTTATCGAGCGCCGCCGCGCGCTGCGCCGCATCGTCGACGAGGACGGAATTGAACGCGATCGCGTTCTCGACGGTGAGCCCGGCGTCGGCGATCCGCCCGCCGAGATCCTTCAGCGATCCACCCGCCTTCGCGTAGGCGTCGAGCTCGGTGATCCACGGCTCGATCGCGTCGAACCCGGCCCGGCCGGCCGCCGCCACCACCTTCACAATGTCGAGCTGATTGCCGCGCACGGTGCTGGTGTTGAGGCAATACCCGAACGGTTCGGCGGCGGTTCGCTGACGGCGCCCCTGCTGACGCGGCGGCGCGGCCTGCGCTGCCTGCGCGGCGACGGCACCCGCCACGCCGACCACACTCCCGAGCACTTCCCGACGGGTCCACTCCATTGCACGGCTCCTCTCAGCGAAGCGTTATGGTAGCCGCATCACGGCTCAAGCCCGGCGGTACCGATAACCGCACCGGTATTGCGTCCAGGCGCGGGCGCGAATATTCTCCATCCGGCTGAAACATTTGGCCCAGCAGCATAGGTAATAACGCCAGTCCCATTATCGATATCCCGGGAGGAGCATCTATGTCAGTCCAGTGGAAGTCGTTGGCCCAGGCGTGTGCCTGCGCGGGTGCGGCGGCCGCGATCGCCATTGCGCCGATTGCCATCAAGGCCCAGGCCCCGCCGGCCGGCGCCCAGGCCCCAGGCGGCGGACGCGGGGGACCATCCCCGCTGGCCACGTCGCTGTTCACGGCGTTCGACGCCGACAAGGACGGGAATGTCACGGCCGCGGAGGTCACGACGGCGTTCGACGCGTGGTACGCCGCCGCCGATAGCCAGAAGTCCGGATCGGTGACGCAGGAGCAGCTGTCGGGGGCACTCGGCACGGTGTTCGGACCTCCGGCGGCGGCACCGGCCGGCGCGATCGGTGCCGGCAGAGGCGCCGGCGGACGCGGTCCGACCGAGTTCGTAGCCGGCGCGCCGACGCCCGGGCTCAACGACCCCTGTGGCGGCCGCAGCCAGCATCCGACCGCCGCCTGCCCGGGCGACGTCGAGCAGATGATGGCAGCCCTGCCGGCGACGGCGCCTGCCAAGCCGCTCAAGGCGCGCAAGGTGCTGCTCTTCTCGCGCATCCCCTCCGCAGGCTTCCAGCATTCGTCGATCCCGCTGGCGATGAAGACGGTCGAGGAGCTCGGCAAGAAGACCGGCGCCTGGACGTCCGACTGGGCCTGGGATCCGGCGGTCTTCACCAAGGACAACCTGGCGAAGTACGACGCAATCTTCCTGTCGAGCACGACCG
It encodes the following:
- a CDS encoding sugar phosphate isomerase/epimerase — its product is MEWTRREVLGSVVGVAGAVAAQAAQAAPPRQQGRRQRTAAEPFGYCLNTSTVRGNQLDIVKVVAAAGRAGFDAIEPWITELDAYAKAGGSLKDLGGRIADAGLTVENAIAFNSVLVDDAAQRAAALDKLKVDMDKVAQIGGTRIATVPGGRGAPSISLDNAAAYYREALELGEKTGVQPLFELWGTHPQFGPLRNGIYVTVAAGRPDASLLLDVFHIYKSGTPFTALKQINGGALHVMHINDYPQAADPATLNDGNRIYPGDGVAPFRQILRDMRDNGFRGCFSLELFNKDYWAKSADENLKTGLDKIRAVVRQSLG